From the genome of Prunus persica cultivar Lovell chromosome G8, Prunus_persica_NCBIv2, whole genome shotgun sequence:
GCAAAAGGCCGTGGGGCCGATTCGCCGCTGAGATTCGCGATCCGTGGAAGAAGACTCGGAAATGGCTCGGCACCTTCGATACCGCCGAGGAGGCGGCTCTTGCGTACGACGAAGCCGCGCGTAGCCTCCGTGGTCCGAAAGCCAAGACTAACTTCGGAGCTCCGGCTTCAGCTTTGCCTCACACGCTTGTTATCGGCGGTGGATCCGAGATTTTCTGGAGTCCGCCGCCGATGTACTTCATGGGCGGAGCTCCGTCGGGGGCTCCGGTGAGGTCGGAGTACAAGGGGTACAAGCTGGAGAATGTGGACCTAGTGGTGAGCGAgcaggagaagaagatgaggaaagagaagaaaccGTTCTTGTTCGATCTGAATCTGCCGGCGCCGCTGTTCTGACCCGCCCTGAGCCTCCGAGGTAGTTTGGCTTTGTTTTATTGGTGAAGCTTTTGGCTCCATTCCATTTTTGCCCTTTGCAGTTACTCCTTATTTCCACATCACATGTGTACATTTTTGTAAAATAtcggaaaagaaaaaaaaaaggcggTTAAGGGCGGGCAAagttaaaaaaagttaattaacGACTGTTAAATCTGTTTGCTATGGTTTTCATCGTTGCACCACTGAGCTTAGATTCAGTGGATTATTTGTTGCAACTTCCATGGTGAGcttgcgtttttttttttttttttgcattaactaattttaattaaataagttcTTAGTTTGGTGCTAGATTGCCACGCACGTGTTTATTTTACTCATTAAAAATGGATTACTGATACTGTAACtgatatttaattaaatctgtttccattttttataTGCAATTACTATGCAAATCCCTTGACAAAATCAAAGGGTAGGTAAAGGTTAAGGCAGCTAAAATCATCGTCCAACTTGATGTTCTGTTGTTAATCAAGTTTATATGGCATATATAGGTGCTCGCCGGGCAGAGTCTTCTTGATTTAGCTATCtcaataaaatttatgtttAGTTCGAAGAAATAATTATGCTAGCGTCAGTTGTTCATCCATCAAAAAAACATACGACCTGCTTAGGCGAATGCTTGGAAAACGCCATTCCTACATTAATCTCTCAATGACTCAATTTCATAAACTTCTTATTTCGGGTCAAGTAGTATTCCACCATGAGTGTTGGGTGGTCCGTTCCATTTATCTTTGTATTTCAAGGCTCATAGCACTTAGCCCTTTTATTCTTAACACAGCCTAGCTCATTCTAAACAATTTAGGCTTGGATTGTGAGCTCTATAACTGAAGCCCAACTCAACAGTTTCTATCCACAAGACAAAGACTGGCTTGGCATCACATGAAATTAGATACAAGTTACATTCCTACATCAGCCCTGCCCatatttttgttataattaactataaaatttGGTTGGATGGGAGTTGACTGATGTTCATGCATGGGCCTGGGCGGGCTTTTTTATGAGGAGTATCTCCTTTCACGGAAAACGGTTGAAAGG
Proteins encoded in this window:
- the LOC18768993 gene encoding ethylene-responsive transcription factor 8, coding for MAVDALHLRKTSLSLAVEPPSPPPRQPPAQPKHSAHVRGGGAKEAHFRGVRKRPWGRFAAEIRDPWKKTRKWLGTFDTAEEAALAYDEAARSLRGPKAKTNFGAPASALPHTLVIGGGSEIFWSPPPMYFMGGAPSGAPVRSEYKGYKLENVDLVVSEQEKKMRKEKKPFLFDLNLPAPLF